In Pararhizobium sp. A13, the genomic stretch CACGCCGCATTACCTTCTCGTCAATCTGGCCATCGGGGGCGATATGGCAGGCAAGGTCGATGACCGGATATTCCCTGTCAGTCTGGACATCGACTACATCAAGGTCTATCAGCGCGAAAAATAACCCTGAAATGGCCGTGCCGAGGGGGCGCGGCCGTTTTTATGGCAGCTCCGACCAAGAGCGCGCAACAAGTCAAAAAACTCTTGAGCACGCCTCCGTGATTTGGACCCGATCCGCGAACGCCCATACAAGGCCCGCGGCAAAAACGGTCGCACCGGAGCCGGACAGATGTCAGCACCCGACTACACGCCACGCATCCAAAAATTGTCGTGCTTTCAACGGGGGCGTCGACAAACAGGCGGACCAGAGAATGCCTCTCGAATTCGGGCCGAGTGCTCGGCTTCCGCAGCTTCCGAAAGATTATCAGCGTCGAAATAGACAATATCGATGTCATTGATGCCATGAGTGGCGGAAAGCCAAAAGCGTGATTCCAAACCGTTTGGGCAATAGCACCAGCCACCAGCCAGGAATCAGGAAGAGCAATTTGATCCCAATTGCTGAGGATCGAAGAGAGAAGTGGGCTCTCGGAGACGATAGATTGCAATTCCATGTGCAGGTCTTCGCTCACTAAATCTTCCTACCAACTAGGGACAGCAACCTACAACGCCTGCAATATCGCCAATGGTTTCGGCGCAATCGAAGATGCATCACGTGCAAAAGAAGGCGGCATCCTTCCAGATGCCGCCTTCTGATCAGGATGAGTCCTGACTGCGTCTTGTTCCTACCCCCTGCGATAGAGAACCATTCCAGCATGATGCAGGACGTCATCGATAAAATCGCCGTCTGCTGTGAAACCGGTATCGTCCCAATACTCGACATGATTTCCGGAGACCTCGTATCGTCCTTGATAGGCGCTTTCGCGCGAGCCGCGTGCTTCATCGTAACGTCCGCTTGGGAGCAACTCGTGCCGGATGCGACCGTCTGCCGTCTGCCACATGCCAACATAAGGGTGGGACGACGTGGCATGGACGGTCATTGTGCCGTCCCCATCTTGCCCAGGAACCGCTGGATGCTCTCGGGCTTGACGATCCATGCATAGTTCAGCTCATGACGGATTTTCCATTTGCCGCCAGTGCATTCCCAGCCGAGCTGCGAGCGACCGTCGAACGCGATGACCTTGTCGTCAAGACGATCGATACGACCGACGAAACCAAGCGTCGTTGAAGCGACGGTATCCCCCACGATTGCATCGTGACCATCGGTCAAGCCGTGGTGGACCGACCGCGCGGCGTTTTGCAGCGCTTCCCAGTTTGCGCCGTAGCGGGCGGAATCGCGAAAGAGCTGTGTGTCGCCGGGTGCGAAATTGTCGTAAAAGACCCCATTGGAGTTTTCCAGGTCGTAGTACCTGCTCAGCTTTTGAGAGAACACGAAATTAGGGTCGCCTTCGTGGCGTTCCCAGCCTTTCATGATCCAGTCTGCATGAAGTGCGAGGGGAGCATCGGCGCCCTCCCGGGGACATGAGCTATCCTGTGCAGCAACAGGTCCGGCGCAAGCGCCAATAGCCATAGCAGCGGCGATTATGATTTTCCCGTG encodes the following:
- a CDS encoding Atu4866 domain-containing protein, whose protein sequence is MTVHATSSHPYVGMWQTADGRIRHELLPSGRYDEARGSRESAYQGRYEVSGNHVEYWDDTGFTADGDFIDDVLHHAGMVLYRRG
- a CDS encoding nucleotidyltransferase family protein, which gives rise to MESRFWLSATHGINDIDIVYFDADNLSEAAEAEHSARIREAFSGPPVCRRPR